From the genome of Gemmatimonadota bacterium:
TTCCAGGGCGATCGTCCTCGGCCGAGACAGCCGCGTGACCGGACCGCTCTTTCATGCCGTCACCCGCGCCGCCCTCGAAAGCGTCGGTGCCGACGTGATCGACATCGGGCTCACCACGACCCCGACGCTGCAGCTCGCGGTGGAGCACCACCATGCGGCCGGCGGACTCGGGATCACGGCGAGTCACAATCCGATCGAGTGGAACGCCCTGAAGTTCATCGGGCCTGACGGGCTGTTCCTGAGCGCTGCGCAGGGGGCGGAGATGCGCGCGCTGGTGGAGCAGGGCATCCCGTACGCGACGTACGACCGGATGGGCGTGACGCGCTTCGACGGCGACGCGATCGCGCGGCATCTGGACCAGGTACTGGCGTTGCCCTTCCTCGACATCGAGGGGATCCGTCGAAGGAAGTTCAAGGTCGCGTTCGATGCCTGTCGTGGGGCGGGCGGGGCCGTCATCCCCCGCCTCCTGGAGCTCCTGGGCTGCGAGGTGCACGCGATCGAGCTCGAACCGGACGGGCGCTTCCCGCGCCCGCCGGAGCCCGTGGCGGAGAACCTCGGCGCGCTCGAGCGACTGGTACGGCAGACGGGGGCGGACATCGGGTTCGCGACCGACCCGGACGTCGACCGCCTCGCCCTGGTCTCGGACGCGGGCACCGCGATCGGCGAGGACTACACGCTCGCGCTCGCCACACGTGTCGTGCTGCGACATCGGACCGGTCCGGTCGTCACGAATCTTTCCACCTCCCGGATCGTCGATGACATGGCGGCCGAGGGGGGGGCGCGGGTCATCCGGGCCCCGGTCGGC
Proteins encoded in this window:
- the glmM gene encoding phosphoglucosamine mutase, with product MTDPRLMISVSGIRGRVGFGLTPEVVARYAAAFGAWAIAKGGSRAIVLGRDSRVTGPLFHAVTRAALESVGADVIDIGLTTTPTLQLAVEHHHAAGGLGITASHNPIEWNALKFIGPDGLFLSAAQGAEMRALVEQGIPYATYDRMGVTRFDGDAIARHLDQVLALPFLDIEGIRRRKFKVAFDACRGAGGAVIPRLLELLGCEVHAIELEPDGRFPRPPEPVAENLGALERLVRQTGADIGFATDPDVDRLALVSDAGTAIGEDYTLALATRVVLRHRTGPVVTNLSTSRIVDDMAAEGGARVIRAPVGEVNVALRMRQEGAVIGGEGNGGVILPELHLGRDAPLGVALLLQLLHEDGESLSKIVGRFPRYAIIKDKLDRPAKPLDAVYGALTAAFPDAEADTQDGLRLGWTDRWVHVRPSGTEPIVRVIAEAPTLDAARALVERGRELLAKLA